From the genome of Xiphophorus hellerii strain 12219 chromosome 11, Xiphophorus_hellerii-4.1, whole genome shotgun sequence, one region includes:
- the LOC116728019 gene encoding putative transcription factor ovo-like protein 3, protein MPRSFLVKKKRSACGAWQWKEPEQHQWKEDNTILTENTMEKIIFNHDIQQPRTGNHLEQIAGSGTTVEIRVPVSSTESGDQGSEIRSWSKMGPFGFPATLGSISRAKARPRSTPVSGDFGCSLCHKIFPLQRMLTRHLKCHSLVKRHPCRFCGKGFNDTFDLKRHMRTHTGIRPYKCELCEKAFTQRCSLESHMRKIHGVHQHYAYRQRRSKIFVCEDCGYTSSRPDEYFLHVRQHHPTSPALRRYYRRHAHENSSLSSANSKLNPYLLYSAQTYYM, encoded by the exons atgccaAGATCTTTTCTTGTGAAGAAAAAGCGCAGTGCCTGCGGTGCATGGCAATGGAAAGAACCAGAACAGCATCAATGGAAAGAGGACAATACTATAC TGACAGAAAATACTATGGAGAAGATAATATTCAATCATGACATCCAACAGCCCCGCACAGGGAATCACTTAGAACAGATTGCAGGAAGTGGGACAACAGTGGAAATTAGAGTCCCAGTATCTTCCACAGAATCAGGGGACCAAGGATCAGAAATCAGAAGCTGGTCAAAAATGGGGCCTTTCGGTTTTCCAGCCACATTAGGTTCCATCAGCAGAGCAAAG GCCCGCCCTCGCAGTACGCCTGTTTCGGGTGATTTTGGGTGCTCACTGTGCCACAAAATCTTTCCCCTGCAGCGCATGTTGACACGCCACCTCAAATGCCACAGTCTTGTAAAGAGACACCCCTGTCGATTCTGTGGCAAAGGATTCAATGACACCTTTGACCTCAAGAGGCACATGCGAACTCACACAG GTATCCGTCCCTACAAATGTGAGCTGTGTGAGAAAGCTTTCACACAACGTTGCTCTCTGGAGTCCCATATGAGAAAGATTCACGGTGTTCACCAGCACTATGCCTACCGGCAAAGACGCTCTAAGATCTTTGTATGTGAGGACTGTGGCTATACCTCAAGTCGGCCTGATGAGTACTTCCTTCATGTGAGGCAACATCATCCAACCAGTCCTGCGCTCCGTCGCTACTATCGCCGACACGCCCATGAGAACAGCTCACTTTCATCAGCAAATTCTAAACTCAACCCTTATCTCTTGTACTCAGCCCAAACATACTATATGTAG